A part of Vicia villosa cultivar HV-30 ecotype Madison, WI unplaced genomic scaffold, Vvil1.0 ctg.000114F_1_1, whole genome shotgun sequence genomic DNA contains:
- the LOC131624371 gene encoding uncharacterized protein LOC131624371, with product MRLQPHDRPDIISRVFKIKLDELLFDLTKKHVLGRVVAYMYTIEFQKRGLPHAHILLLMHPQSKYPTPDDINNIISAEIPSKEDDMQLYHLVKTHMIHGMCGLANMMSPCMKNAKCSKFFPKKWQSQTIVDKDGYPVYRRRDTGNTVMKKNVVLDNIFVVPYNPYLLKKFQAHINMEWCNQGTSVKYLFKYINKGYDRITAAVVEGDNDGPSTTKNGDEIKRPRKKGHTIGRLIWVPPSTGELYYLRMMLTVAKGPTCYEDIKEVGGIVRDSFRDACFEMGFLNDDKEYVAAINEAKDWGSGHFLRKLFFTMLLSGTINRPRHVWHKTWKTLSDGILHRQRQLTNIRDMQLIEAELKNLTLIEIENMLQSNRRSLHEFKDMPYPDVYVTRHVGNRLIYEEYDYNAETERENFNNLFRALTDEQRSIFEKKSWKLSGNKRGGVFFLHGYGGTGKNFMWRTLSSALRSKKKIVLAVASSGIALLLLPGGRIAHSKFKIPVPTLDNSTCNIDKNTEHSQLFETTDVIIWDEAPMAHKNCFEALDRTLKIFGGKVVVFGGDFRQILPVVPRAGRSDIESDNTSSKELAEFSKWILNVGDGEEKEYLSYDSIDRTDTSYTEAYEVLTPEFLSKLRTSGLPNHRIKLKVGTPIMLMRNLDQSDGLCNGTRLIVTRLVNHVIEAKIISDKNIGQSLDSVGLYLPSLVFSHGQLYVAISIVTTKNGLKILIHDKENVSCSTTTNVVYKEVFQSLC from the exons ATGAGGTTGCAGCCTCATGATCGTCCCGACATTATATCAAGAGTTTTTAAAATTAAGTTGGATGAGTTGTTGTTTGATTTGACTAAGAAGCATGTCTTAGGGAGAGTGGTTGCAT ATATGTACACGATTGAGTTCCAAAAGAGAGGTTTACCACATGCTCATATTTTGCTATTAATGCATCCGCAAAGCAAGTATCCCACTCCCGATGACATAAACAACATTATTTCAGCAGAGATACCATCAAAAGAAGATGATATGCAATTGTATCATCTGGTGAAGACACATATGATACACGGTATGTGTGGTTTGGCAAACATGATGTCACCTTGCATGAAAAACGCAAAATGCTCTAAATTCTTTCCAAAAAAATGGCAGTCTCAGACTATAGTTGATAAGGATGGATATCCTGTGTACAGGAGGAGGGATACTGGAAATACAGTTATGAAAAAGAACGTTGTTCTTGATAACATATTTGTTGTTCCTTACAATCCATATCTGTTGAAGAAATTTCAAGCTCACATCAATATGGAATGGTGTAATCAAGGTACTTCCGTTAAGtacttatttaaatatataaacaagGGGTATGACAGAATTACCGCGGCTGTCGTAGAAGGAGACAATGACGGTCCTTCGACCACTAAAAATGGCGATGAAATCAA GAGACCGCGTAAGAAAGGGCATACCATTGGAAGACTTATATGGGTTCCTCCAAGTACCGGTGAGTTGTATTACCTAAGAATGATGCTGACTGTTGCAAAAGGGCCAACATGCTACGAGGATATAAAAGAGGTCGGTGGAATTGTTCGGGACAGTTTTAGagatgcatgttttgaaatgggATTTCTTAATGATGACAAGGAATATGTTGCAGCCATTAACGAGGCGAAAGATTGGGGTTCAGGACATTTTTTGAGAAAGTTATTTTTCACTATGCTACTATCCGGTACAATTAATAGACCGCGTCATGTTTGGCATAAAACTTGGAAGACGTTGTCCGACGGTATTTTGCACCGACAAAGACAGTTAACTAATATAAGAG ATATGCAGTTAATAGAAGCTGAGTTGAAAAACTtgacactcattgagattgagaATATGTTGCAATCCAATCGAAGAAGTTTGCACGAATTCAAAGACATGCCTTACCCGGATGTTTATGTCACACGACACGTTGGCAACAGACTGATTTACGAAGAATATGATTACAATGCCGAAACTGAGCGAGAAAACTTCAACAATCTCTTTCGTGCCCTTACAG ATGAACAACGCTCaatctttgaaaaaaaatcatgGAAGTTGTCGGGAAACAAAAGAGGAGGGGTCTTTTTTTTACATGGTTATGGAGGGACCGGTAAAAATTTCATGTGGAGGACACTATCAAGTGCACTTCGTTCGAAGAAAAAAATTGTGCTTGCTGTTGCTTCAAGCGGTATAGCTTTATTATTATTGCCAGGTGGACGAATTGCTCATTCAAAGTTCAAAATTCCTGTGCCAACACTCGACAACTCCACTTGCAATATTGACAAAAACACAGAACATTCTCAGTTATTCGAGACAACGGATGTGATAATATGGGATGAAGCACCTATGGCTCATAAAAATTGCTTTGAGGCATTGGATAGAACACTTAAAATCTTCGGCGGCAAAGTTGTTGTTTTCGGAGGAGACTTCAGACAGATTCTTCCAGTTGTTCCGAGAGCAGGGCGTTCTGATATT GAAAGCGATAATACAAGTTCTAAGGAATTAGCGGAGTTCTCAAAATGGATTTTAAATGTTGGTGATG gagaagagaaagagtATCTTAGTTACGATTCAATTGATAGAACTGATACGAGTTATACTGAAGCTTATGAAGTGCTAACTCCAGAATTTCTTAGCAAACTGAGAACATCAGGTTTACCAAATCATAGAATCAAATTGAAAGTTGGTACTCCCATTATGCTTATGAGAAATTTGGACCAATCAGATGGATTGTGCAATGGAACAAGATTGATTGTTACAAGATTGGTCAATCATGTCATTGAGGCAAAAATTATTTCTGACAAGAACATAG GTCAGTCTCTTGATAGTGTTGGGTTGTATTTGCCTTCTCTTGTTTTTAGTCATGGACAACTTTATGTTGCAATTTCAATAGTTACTACTAAAAATGGTCTTAAAATCTTAATACACGACAAAGAGAATGTTTCGTGCTCCACTACTACAAATGTTGTATACAAGGAGGTTTTCCAATCACTTTGTTAG
- the LOC131624332 gene encoding RHOMBOID-like protein 9, chloroplastic, with the protein MAAFAVCYRTPYKNTCIVLGRDSLHKNAAKLRVQCSSESSSVKKKLRSLDSYFGKLKHDTKLHDSDTSNEVMKVQQGNGLESLDEYLGKLNNGINQESLVASYVENLKDESLAPKQVLSQDTQRTTNFRKPNTYMNIRRIKGVSGSVSAIDSQQINDTSSLYLIGILASVNIAVFLFEIASPVRSNDLELLSLPSLYGAKINDLIMVGEWWRLITPMFLHAGILHLGLSCWALVSFGPQVCKSYGSLTFFLIYILGGVSGNIASFLHTPDPTVGGTGPVFAIIGAWLIYQFQNRDVIANDDSENLFKKAMIITALGFILCNLGPVDEWSHTGATFTGMVYGFLTSSTLQLDDTSPQTSGKGLELVKKYGGSFKSVIIFAISIVVLSSLLLFTDPPLDALASVDEAAVVALEYMSIFC; encoded by the exons ATGGCTGCATTTGCAGTATGTTACAGAACACCTTACAAGAACACATGCATAGTTCTTGGCAGAGATTCTTTGCACAAGAATGCGGCGAAACTACGTGTTCAGTGTTCATCAGAGTCTAGTTCTGTTAAGAAGAAACTAAGATCATTAGATTCCTATTTTGGAAAACTTAAACATGATACAAAGTTACATGATTCTGATACATCAAATGAGGTGATGAAGGTGCAACAAGGAAATGGATTGGAGTCTCTTGATGAGTATCTTGGCAAACTAAATAATG GCATAAATCAAGAATCTCTTGTGGCATCTTATGTTGAAAATCTGAAGGATGAAAGTTTAGCTCCAAAACAAGTTCTCAGCCAAGATACTCAAAGAACAACAAACTTTAGGAAACCAAATACTTATATGAATataagaagaataaaaggtgtaAGTGGTTCAGTATCTGCTATAGATTCACAGCAGATAAATGACACCTCAAGCCTTTACCTCAT TGGTATATTAGCATCAGTGAACATTGCAGTGTTTCTATTTGAAATAGCAAGTCCTGTAAGAAGTAATGACTTAGAGCTGTTGTCACTTCCATCACTATATGGAGCAAAGATAAATGATTTGATCATGGTTGGAGAATGGTGGAGGCTTATAACACCAATGTTTCTG CATGCAGGAATACTTCACTTGGGTCTAAGTTGTTGGGCTCTTGTATCATTTGGGCCTCAAGTTTGCAAAAGCTATGGTTCACTTACATTTTTCTTGATCTACATATTGGGTGGAGTTTCTGGTAACATTGCAAGTTTTCTACATACGCCAGATCCAACTGTTGGTGGGACT GGACCTGTATTTGCAATAATTGGTGCTTGGCTCATATACCAATTTCAAAATAGAGATGTCATTGCAAATGATGATTCTGAGAATCTATTCAAGAAGGCAATGATTATTACAGCTCTTGGTTTCATATTATGCAACCTTGGTCCAGTTGATGAATG GTCACACACGGGCGCAACTTTCACAGGCATGGTATATGGGTTTCTAACTAGTTCAACTCTTCAGCTTGATGATACATCACCACAAACCAGTGGAAAAGGACTCGAACTTGTTAAAAAATACGGTGGTTCTTTCAAATCAGTAATTATATTCGCTATATCCATCGTTGTTTTAAGCTCATTACTTTTGTTTACGGATCCTCCTCTTGATGCATTGGCATCTGTTGATGAAGCAGCTGTTGTAGCCTTGGAATACATGTCAATTTTTTGTTGA
- the LOC131624292 gene encoding large ribosomal subunit protein eL30: MVAAKKTKKTHESINNRLALVMKSGKYTLGYKTVLKSLRSSKGKLIIIANNCPPLRKSEIEYYAMLAKVGVHHYNGNNVDLGTACGKYYRVCCLSIVDPGDSDIIKSLPGDQ; this comes from the exons ATGGTGGCCGCAAAGAAAACT AAGAAGACACATGAGTCTATCAACAACAGACTCGCTCTTGTGATGAAGAGTGGGAAGTACACATTGGGTTATAAAACTGTTCTCAAATCTCTCAGGAGCTCCAAAG GGAAGTTGATTATCATTGCTAACAATTGCCCACCATTGAGAAAGTCTGAGATTGAGTACTATGCTATGTTGGCGAAGGTTGGAGTTCATCACTATAATGGAA ACAATGTTGATCTCGGAACTGCTTGTGGAAAGTACTACAGAGTGTGCTGTCTCAGCATCGTAGATCCTG GTGATTCTGATATCATCAAGTCTTTGCCTGGAGATCAATAG